A genomic window from Solanum dulcamara chromosome 11, daSolDulc1.2, whole genome shotgun sequence includes:
- the LOC129872360 gene encoding pentatricopeptide repeat-containing protein At1g06710, mitochondrial produces the protein MTIKLFKYALPHSLPIRFLVHPFKISSRFMCADNKLDKLVDPQLKFPGDEYTPQEENKLKESSFSVQELGFLQDSILGSVSSKTETGKLPDDAFLVINAIWNGNDGFGERTEKALRLFREKLNPGLVVNVLRNIHNPELGVKFFKWAGRQIGYVHNASVYDALLDLIGCEGVPEHLFHDIGKDDREVLGKLLNVLIRKCCRNRLWNSALQELGRLKESGYKPSAMTYNALVQVFLQVDRLETASLIYKEMSELNFKMDKHTINSFTRLLCKVGKWRDALDLIDKEEFAPDTVIYTNMISGLCEGSFFEEAMNFLNLMRTTSCIPNSVTYQVLLCALLNRRKLGRVKRVLNLMISEGCYPGQKIFNSLVHAYCRSGDYWYAYKLLKKMDGCGCQPGYVVYNILIGGICGNEELPSKDVLELAENVYSEMLTARLVLNKVNVVNFARCLCAYRKYEDAFSVIKEMMSKGFVPDIGTYSKVIGFLCNASKVDKAFLLFQEMKRNGIIPDVYTYTILIDSFCKSGLIQQARNWLNEMIQKGCTPNVVTYTAIIHAYLKQRKILDANELFESMLMQGCIPNVVTFTALIDGYCKAGHIDKACQIYARMKGSLDTPEVDLYFKVDRDGNKEPNVVTFGAMVDGLCKAHKVKEARNLLDVMLAEGCEPNHIVYDALIDGFCKVGKLDDAQEIFAKMSECGYSPSIYTYSSLIDRLFKDKRLDLAVKVLSKMLESSCPPNVVIYTEMVDGLCKVGKIDEAYKLMLMMEEKGCHPNVVTYTAMIDGFGKAGKVNKCLELVERMGNKGCAPNYITYSVAIKHCCAAGLLDEALQLLEEMKQISWPKHMASHLKVIEGFRREYLISLGLLEDMSNNNFLPIIPVYRLLIDSYQKAGRLELAVELLKEISSSSPFPHLDKKMYSSLIECLSVSSKIDLAFELYADMIKKGAVPELTDFVNLIKGLISTNKWENALELSESLYYMLHASKSTTIQLL, from the coding sequence ATGACCATAAAGCTCTTCAagtatgctcttcctcactcacTTCCCATTCGTTTTCTTGTTCATccattcaaaatttcttcaagATTCATGTGCGCCGACAATAAACTCGATAAATTGGTAGACCCACAATTGAAATTCCCAGGAGATGAATATACTCCACAAGAAGAAAATAAGTTAAAAGAATCATCTTTTTCGGTCCAAGAATTGGGTTTCTTGCAAGATTCAATTTTGGGTTCAGTTAGCTCCAAAACTGAGACTGGTAAGTTGCCAGATGATGCTTTCTTGGTGATAAATGCTATTTGGAACGGTAATGATGGGTTTGGAGAGAGAACTGAGAAAGCTCTTAGGCTGTTTAGGGAGAAACTCAACCCTGGTTTAGTGGTTAATGTGTTGAGAAATATACATAACCCTGAATTAGGTGTTAAGTTTTTCAAATGGGCTGGTAGACAAATTGGCTATGTGCATAATGCATCTGTTTATGATGCTTTGTTGGATTTAATAGGATGTGAGGGTGTACCAGAACATCTTTTCCATGATATAGGTAAAGATGACAGGGAGGTGCTTGGAAAGTTGCTTAATGTGTTGATAAGAAAGTGTTGCAGGAATAGGTTGTGGAATTCAGCACTGCAGGAGCTAGGGAGGCTCAAGGAATCTGGTTACAAGCCCTCCGCTATGACTTATAATGCATTGGTTCAGGTGTTTCTGCAAGTAGATAGATTGGAGACTGCATCTTTAATATACAAGGAGATGTCAGAATTGAATTTTAAGATGGATAAGCATACAATAAATAGCTTTACGCGATTATTGTGCAAAGTGGGTAAATGGAGAGATGCCCTTGATTTAATTGACAAGGAAGAGTTTGCGCCTGATACAGTGATTTATACTAATATGATTTCAGGATTATGTGAAGGTTCCTTCTTTGAAGAAGCAATGAATTTTCTCAACTTAATGCGTACTACTTCATGTATTCCTAATAGTGTAACATATCAAGTTTTGCTTTGTGCACTCTTAAACAGGAGAAAACTTGGTCGCGTCAAGAGGGTTCTGAATCTTATGATTTCTGAAGGTTGTTATCCAGGTCAGAAAATATTTAATTCTCTTGTACATGCATATTGCAGATCAGGAGATTACTGGTATGCCTACAAATTGCTAAAAAAAATGGATGGCTGTGGCTGTCAGCCAGGATACGTCGTTTACAACATATTGATAGGTGGTATTTGTGGCAACGAGGAGTTACCAAGCAAGGATGTACTAGAATTGGCTGAAAATGTATATAGTGAAATGCTGACTGCAAGACTAGTACTGAATAAAGTCAATGTGGTCAATTTTGCTCGATGCCTCTGTGCGTATAGAAAATACGAGGATGCTTTTAGTGTTATTAAGGAAATGATGAGCAAAGGTTTTGTACCTGATATCGGTACATACTCGAAAGTGATTGGTTTTCTTTGTAATGCCTCCAAAGTGGACAAGGCATTCCTGTTGTTCCAAGAAATGAAgcggaatggaattattccagATGTTTATACTTACACAATTTTGATTGATAGCTTTTGTAAATCTGGCCTTATTCAACAGGCTCGTAATTGGTTGAATGAAATGATTCAAAAGGGTTGTACTCCTAATGTAGTGACTTACACAGCTATTATCCATGCTTACCTCAAGCAAAGGAAAATTTTAGATGCAAATGAGCTCTTTGAATCAATGTTAATGCAAGGATGCATCCCAAATGTTGTCACTTTCACTGCTTTGATTGATGGATACTGTAAAGCTGGACACATAGATAAGGCTTGCCAGATCTATGCAAGAATGAAGGGGAGTTTAGATACCCCTGAAGTAGATTTGTACTTCAAGGTTGATCGTGATGGTAATAAGGAACCAAATGTTGTTACATTTGGAGCTATGGTTGATGGTTTGTGCAAAGCACACAAGGTGAAGGAAGCTCGCAATCTTTTGGATGTCATGTTAGCAGAAGGATGCGAGCCAAATCATattgtttatgatgcattgattGATGGGTTTTGCAAGGTTGGTAAGCTAGATGATGCACAGGAGATATTTGCTAAAATGTCAGAATGTGGATATAGTCCAAGCATTTACACCTACAGCTCTCTAATTGATAGGCTATTTAAGGATAAACGTTTGGATCTTGCTGTAAAAGTCTTGTCTAAAATGCTCGAGAGTTCTTGCCCCCCAAATGTTGTTATATACACAGAGATGGTAGATGGCCTTTGTAAAGTTGGTAAAATAGATGAAGCTTATAAACTTATGTTGATGATGGAAGAAAAGGGTTGTCATCCAAATGTTGTAACCTATACTGCAATGATTGATGGATTTGGCAAAGCTGGAAAAGTGAATAAATGTCTTGAACTCGTTGAGAGGATGGGTAATAAGGGTTGTGCGCCAAATTACATAACCTATTCAGTTGCAATAAAGCATTGCTGTGCAGCAGGACTTTTGGATGAGGCTCTCCAACTCCTagaggaaatgaaacaaatAAGTTGGCCAAAACACATGGCCAGTCATCTTAAGGTTATTGAAGGCTTCAGACGAGAGTACTTAATCAGTCTGGGTCTATTAGAGGACATGAGCAACAAcaattttcttccaattattcCAGTTTATAGGCTTCTAATTGATAGCTATCAAAAAGCTGGAAGACTTGAATTAGCCGTTGAGCTACTTAAAGAGATTTCATCATCTTCGCCATTTCCACATCTTGATAAGAAAATGTATTCTTCTTTGATCGAGTGCCTTTCTGTTTCAAGCAAAATTGATCTGGCATTTGAATTATATGCGGACATGATAAAGAAAGGTGCAGTTCCAGAGCTGACAGACTTTGTTAACCTCATCAAGGGTTTAATAAGTACGAATAAATGGGAGAATGCACTTGAACTTTCTGAGAGCTTGTATTACATGTTACATGCATCAAAATCCACCACCATTCAGCTCCTTTAG
- the LOC129874025 gene encoding NAC domain-containing protein 86-like isoform X1, with protein sequence MAPVSLPPGFRFHPTDEELVAYYLKRKINAKKIELEIIPEVDLYKCEPWDLPGKSLLPSKDLEWYFFSPRDRKYPNGSRTNRATKAGYWKATGKDRKVNSQTRAVGMKKTLVYYRGRAPHGARTDWVMHEYRLDERECEVANGLQDAYALCRVIKKNLNGPKIGEQYAAVSDRSSSIDHHADQYGIMSSSSATCSSSMTLHRSPRNINASATSDDDHKWMQYLSDEPNFTFNNNNSLQPITPNHATMSFPPSKVDIALECARLQHRFTLPSLEIQDFPQVGSYVDHAKMPQSSFIHQNLINQDSWGGNNSSCDPIDDDFSFLIPLNNNQSNHDLGSLNFMEQDENVIRSIDIGDNFDHEDFKSDRIVENLRWIGMSNRDLEKTFLEDYKTVPLENVSAVHREEHELQGEKSGHSNSFNNGFNETEANNFSIGFDKLWDNDGDIDGFSNSPSFEVYEKIEVNHGFFIATRQASKTFYHQVTPSRTLKIHKNLVPLHDFPKTSLHNFVTTPWTTTMRTLVGMVAILQIFWIYFVECLELEGKGFKLEDTKGVYEEYCLIERVEKKIKKVQDFKWDFYKQNKFPIGDKEEEGIIYFCNVEKKWPNYLTLVVALSSIWLHHIIVPSF encoded by the exons atggcacCTGTTTCATTGCCACCTGGTTTTAGGTTTCATCCCACTGATGAAGAACTTGTGGCTTattatttgaaaagaaaaatcaatgccaagaaaaTTGAACTTGAGATCATTCCTGAAGTTGATCTTTACAAATGTGAGCCATGGGATTTACCAG GGAAGTCTTTATTGCCTAGCAAAGATCTAGAATGGTATTTCTTCAGTCCTCGTGACCGTAAATATCCAAATGGATCGAGGACAAATCGGGCAACGAAAGCTGGATACTGGAAGGCGACGGGAAAGGACAGGAAAGTAAATTCACAGACAAGGGCAGTGGGGATGAAAAAAACATTGGTATATTACAGAGGGAGAGCACCTCATGGAGCTAGAACTGATTGGGTTATGCATGAATATCGATTAGATGAACGTGAATGTGAAGTTGCTAATGGTTTGCAG GATGCATATGCACTTTGCCGTGTAATCAAGAAGAATTTGAACGGTCCGAAAATAGGGGAGCAGTATGCAGCAGTAAGTGATAGATCCTCTAGCATTGATCATCATGCAGATCAGTATGGAATTATGTCATCATCATCAGCCACGTGTTCATCATCCATGACACTCCATAGATCTCCTAGGAATATCAATGCTTCTGCTACAAGTGATGATGATCATAAATGGATGCAATATTTGTCGGATGAACCTAATTTTactttcaacaacaacaacagtcTGCAGCCCATTACACCAAATCATGCAACTATGTCATTTCCCCCATCTAAG GTTGATATAGCATTAGAGTGTGCAAGGTTGCAGCATAGGTTCACATTACCTTCATTGGAGATTCAAGACTTCCCTCAAGTTGGGAGCTATGTTGATCATGCCAAGATGCCTCAATCAAGTTTTATCCATCAAAATCTAATCAATCAAGACTCATGGGGTGGAAATAATTCATCATGTGATCCTATTGATGATGATTTCTCTTTCCTAATTCCTCTTAATAATAACCAAAGCAATCATGACTTGGGTTCACTCAATTTCATGGAACAAGATGAGAATGTAATAAGGTCCATTGATATTGGAGATAATTTTGATCACGAGGACTTTAAATCTGATAGAATAGTGGAAAATTTGAGATGGATAGGAATGTCAAACAGGGATCTTGAGAAG ACATTTCTTGAGGATTATAAAACTGTTCCACTAGAAAATGTTTCAGCTGTCCACAGAGAAGAGCATGAGCTTCAAG GTGAAAAAAGTGGTCATAGCAACAGCTTCAATAATGGATTCAATGAAACAGAAGCAAACAACTTCTCAATAGGATTTGACAAGTTGTGGGATAATGATGGAGACATTGATGGTTTTTCAAATTCTCCAAGCTTTGAAGTGTATGAAAAAATTGAAGTGAATCATGGGTTTTTTATAGCTACAAGGCAAGCATCCAAGACATTCTATCATCAAGTGACACCTTCTAGGACacttaaaattcataaaaacctAGTTCCACTGCATGATTTTCCCAAAACTTCTCTTCATAATTTTGTCACAACACCATGGACAACAACTATGAGAACTTTGGTGGGTATGGTTGCAATTTTACAGATTTTTTGGATCTATTTTGTTGAATGCTTGGAGTTGGAGGGAAAAGGTTTCAAATTGGAAGACACGAAGGGTGTCTATGAAGAATATTGCTTAATAGAGAGGGTGGAGAAGAAGATCAAGAAAGTTCAAGATTTTAAATGGGATTTTTATAAGCAAAATAAATTCCCAATTGgtgacaaagaagaagaagggatCATATATTTTTGCAACGTGGAAAAGAAATGGCCTAATTATCTCACACTTGTAGTAGCCCTTTCTAGCATTTGGTTGCATCATATTATTGTACCttcattttga
- the LOC129874025 gene encoding NAC domain-containing protein 54-like isoform X2 — protein sequence MKKTLVYYRGRAPHGARTDWVMHEYRLDERECEVANGLQDAYALCRVIKKNLNGPKIGEQYAAVSDRSSSIDHHADQYGIMSSSSATCSSSMTLHRSPRNINASATSDDDHKWMQYLSDEPNFTFNNNNSLQPITPNHATMSFPPSKVDIALECARLQHRFTLPSLEIQDFPQVGSYVDHAKMPQSSFIHQNLINQDSWGGNNSSCDPIDDDFSFLIPLNNNQSNHDLGSLNFMEQDENVIRSIDIGDNFDHEDFKSDRIVENLRWIGMSNRDLEKTFLEDYKTVPLENVSAVHREEHELQGEKSGHSNSFNNGFNETEANNFSIGFDKLWDNDGDIDGFSNSPSFEVYEKIEVNHGFFIATRQASKTFYHQVTPSRTLKIHKNLVPLHDFPKTSLHNFVTTPWTTTMRTLVGMVAILQIFWIYFVECLELEGKGFKLEDTKGVYEEYCLIERVEKKIKKVQDFKWDFYKQNKFPIGDKEEEGIIYFCNVEKKWPNYLTLVVALSSIWLHHIIVPSF from the exons ATGAAAAAAACATTGGTATATTACAGAGGGAGAGCACCTCATGGAGCTAGAACTGATTGGGTTATGCATGAATATCGATTAGATGAACGTGAATGTGAAGTTGCTAATGGTTTGCAG GATGCATATGCACTTTGCCGTGTAATCAAGAAGAATTTGAACGGTCCGAAAATAGGGGAGCAGTATGCAGCAGTAAGTGATAGATCCTCTAGCATTGATCATCATGCAGATCAGTATGGAATTATGTCATCATCATCAGCCACGTGTTCATCATCCATGACACTCCATAGATCTCCTAGGAATATCAATGCTTCTGCTACAAGTGATGATGATCATAAATGGATGCAATATTTGTCGGATGAACCTAATTTTactttcaacaacaacaacagtcTGCAGCCCATTACACCAAATCATGCAACTATGTCATTTCCCCCATCTAAG GTTGATATAGCATTAGAGTGTGCAAGGTTGCAGCATAGGTTCACATTACCTTCATTGGAGATTCAAGACTTCCCTCAAGTTGGGAGCTATGTTGATCATGCCAAGATGCCTCAATCAAGTTTTATCCATCAAAATCTAATCAATCAAGACTCATGGGGTGGAAATAATTCATCATGTGATCCTATTGATGATGATTTCTCTTTCCTAATTCCTCTTAATAATAACCAAAGCAATCATGACTTGGGTTCACTCAATTTCATGGAACAAGATGAGAATGTAATAAGGTCCATTGATATTGGAGATAATTTTGATCACGAGGACTTTAAATCTGATAGAATAGTGGAAAATTTGAGATGGATAGGAATGTCAAACAGGGATCTTGAGAAG ACATTTCTTGAGGATTATAAAACTGTTCCACTAGAAAATGTTTCAGCTGTCCACAGAGAAGAGCATGAGCTTCAAG GTGAAAAAAGTGGTCATAGCAACAGCTTCAATAATGGATTCAATGAAACAGAAGCAAACAACTTCTCAATAGGATTTGACAAGTTGTGGGATAATGATGGAGACATTGATGGTTTTTCAAATTCTCCAAGCTTTGAAGTGTATGAAAAAATTGAAGTGAATCATGGGTTTTTTATAGCTACAAGGCAAGCATCCAAGACATTCTATCATCAAGTGACACCTTCTAGGACacttaaaattcataaaaacctAGTTCCACTGCATGATTTTCCCAAAACTTCTCTTCATAATTTTGTCACAACACCATGGACAACAACTATGAGAACTTTGGTGGGTATGGTTGCAATTTTACAGATTTTTTGGATCTATTTTGTTGAATGCTTGGAGTTGGAGGGAAAAGGTTTCAAATTGGAAGACACGAAGGGTGTCTATGAAGAATATTGCTTAATAGAGAGGGTGGAGAAGAAGATCAAGAAAGTTCAAGATTTTAAATGGGATTTTTATAAGCAAAATAAATTCCCAATTGgtgacaaagaagaagaagggatCATATATTTTTGCAACGTGGAAAAGAAATGGCCTAATTATCTCACACTTGTAGTAGCCCTTTCTAGCATTTGGTTGCATCATATTATTGTACCttcattttga